GATATGTTTGATAAACTCCCTACCCCTCATGGGCTAGTGCGCTCCGGCGTTGCTCCGGATCATCAGAAAATTAAATCAGTTACAAGAGTTTATGACAAAATCGCTACGAATGAGAATTTTAGATTTTTTGGTCTTGTAGAATACGGTGTTCATTTAACAATTGAAGATTTAAAAGATCACTATCACATAATTGTCTTTGCCACCGGAGCACAAACTGACAGAAAAATGAACATACCGGGCGAAGACCTAAAGGGCAGCCATACGGCGACAGAATTTGTAGCCTGGTATAACGGACACCCAGAATACACTGACTATGAGTTTGACCTATCTCAGGAAAAGGTTGCGATAGTTGGAGTTGGTAACGTAGCAGTTGATGTTGCTCGTATACTTTGCAGAACCGAAGATGAACTAATGCAAACAGACATTGCGGATTATGCTCTAGAGGCTCTTAAAAAGAGCAATGTTAAGGAAGTTTATCTCCTTGGAAGAAGAGGACCTGCACAGGCTGCTTTTACAAACCCTGAGGTTAGAGAGCTCGGCAATCTAGATGACGCGCATGCAATAACCCGAATAGAGGAAGTTGAACTTGATGAATTCACTCAAGAGTTTTTAGAAAAAGAAGAAGACAGATCACTTGTTAAAAAAATTGAGATATTAAATGCCTATTCAGAAGACATTGAATTTCAGAAATCTAAAAAATTGCATATTCGCTTTTTAGTCTCACCGACTGAAATAATTGGAGATGCTCAAGGCAATGTAAAGGCAATAAAATTAGTTAAAAACGAGCTCTATAAAACTGATGACGGAACTTTAAGGCCAAGGGCGACTGATGAGACTGAGGAGCTCGAAGTCGGACTAGTATTTAGGTCAATCGGTTATCACGGTGTCCCACTTCCAGAGGTTCCTTTTCATGAGAAATGGGGTGTTATACATAACGATAGAGGAAGGGTTATAGATCCGGATACGAGCGAGCATGTTCATGGTCTATATTCCACCGGCTGGATCAAAAGAGGTCCCACTGGAGTTATTGGTACTAACAAACAAGACTCAGGTGAGACTGTGGAGTGCATTGTCGAAGATATTCTGCAAAGCCGCCATTTATCGCCTTCTAAGACTCATCCTGACGACATTTTAGAGCTAATTAATCAAAGACAACCCGATCATTTCTCTTATGAAGACTGGCTTCGTTTAAACGAGCTTGAGATTAATAAGGGAGAAGAGCAAGGAAGGCCAAGGGTAAAGTATACGAGTGTAGAAGATATGCTAAATGCGGTTAAAAGATCTGATGAGGCTGCCAACGGTAAATAGTTCTTTATATTAAAGCTTAGGAGCCAAAAGCAGCTTCCTTCTAAG
The nucleotide sequence above comes from Thermodesulfobacteriota bacterium. Encoded proteins:
- a CDS encoding FAD-dependent oxidoreductase, translating into DMFDKLPTPHGLVRSGVAPDHQKIKSVTRVYDKIATNENFRFFGLVEYGVHLTIEDLKDHYHIIVFATGAQTDRKMNIPGEDLKGSHTATEFVAWYNGHPEYTDYEFDLSQEKVAIVGVGNVAVDVARILCRTEDELMQTDIADYALEALKKSNVKEVYLLGRRGPAQAAFTNPEVRELGNLDDAHAITRIEEVELDEFTQEFLEKEEDRSLVKKIEILNAYSEDIEFQKSKKLHIRFLVSPTEIIGDAQGNVKAIKLVKNELYKTDDGTLRPRATDETEELEVGLVFRSIGYHGVPLPEVPFHEKWGVIHNDRGRVIDPDTSEHVHGLYSTGWIKRGPTGVIGTNKQDSGETVECIVEDILQSRHLSPSKTHPDDILELINQRQPDHFSYEDWLRLNELEINKGEEQGRPRVKYTSVEDMLNAVKRSDEAANGK